A genomic window from Candidatus Andeanibacterium colombiense includes:
- a CDS encoding SLC13 family permease codes for MSFDQLAIVGILLVMLVTYATERFRVELVAMAGLAAGFAFGVVPATGVFRGFATPAVITVAEVLLIVSALSSSRAVDDFARRILARTQSYTAVLAILCGTGAFVSIFMNNIGALALMFPVTLSVCARLNIAPGRMLMPLSFATLLTGTCSLTGTPANLIVNQWMAQETGRGMSYFELAWLGGPVALAGLVWLLIAAPRYFKGMEAAAAPFDSGPVEFLAELTVGGELAGLTLPEAEDRHEIAIHGVYRGGAHVFARRAEIVLQAGDLIVTEGNMAQLDALRDATPAADRVEAVVMPESLAIGSRLGDILAFEERGVRITGLASRRHRVEGRFAELLIGMGDVLVLSGDREAVREAVADSGLLPLSGRRPSAPRSRAITSVAVFGLGVLITAFNLLPTEIAFGGVVLALVLLGNLNLRSALSDMNWSIVLLLACMIPLGTAVEDTGAAAVIANTIAAHLPSATPLMVAATMLLVAVTITPFIDNVSTAVILSPIAAGLSARTGVAVEPLLMAVAIGASLDFLTPFGHHNNTVVMGAAGYRFMDFPRFGVPLLAVCVASGICTLAWLL; via the coding sequence ATGAGCTTCGACCAACTGGCGATTGTCGGCATCCTGCTGGTGATGCTGGTCACTTATGCGACCGAGCGTTTCCGGGTCGAACTGGTCGCGATGGCCGGCCTTGCCGCGGGCTTCGCCTTCGGCGTGGTTCCGGCGACCGGTGTGTTCCGCGGCTTCGCGACGCCGGCCGTGATCACCGTGGCCGAGGTGCTTCTGATCGTGTCGGCCCTGTCTTCCAGCCGCGCGGTCGATGATTTCGCCCGGCGGATCCTCGCCCGCACCCAGAGCTACACGGCGGTGCTGGCGATATTGTGCGGCACCGGCGCCTTCGTCTCGATCTTCATGAACAATATCGGCGCGCTGGCTTTGATGTTCCCGGTGACCCTGTCGGTCTGTGCGCGGCTCAACATCGCGCCTGGGCGGATGCTGATGCCGCTGTCCTTCGCGACCCTGCTGACCGGGACCTGCTCGCTTACCGGCACTCCGGCGAACCTGATCGTCAACCAGTGGATGGCGCAGGAGACCGGCCGCGGCATGTCCTATTTCGAGCTCGCCTGGCTCGGTGGGCCGGTCGCGCTCGCGGGGCTGGTCTGGCTGCTGATCGCCGCGCCGCGCTATTTCAAAGGGATGGAGGCGGCCGCCGCGCCGTTCGATTCCGGGCCGGTCGAATTCCTCGCCGAGCTGACGGTGGGCGGCGAATTGGCCGGGCTGACCCTGCCCGAAGCCGAAGATCGCCACGAGATCGCAATCCACGGCGTCTATCGCGGCGGAGCGCATGTCTTCGCGCGGCGGGCCGAGATCGTGCTTCAGGCGGGCGATCTGATCGTGACCGAGGGCAACATGGCCCAGCTCGACGCGCTGCGCGACGCGACCCCCGCAGCCGACCGGGTCGAGGCGGTGGTGATGCCGGAGAGCCTCGCGATCGGTTCGCGCCTCGGCGACATCCTCGCCTTCGAGGAACGCGGTGTGCGCATCACCGGTCTCGCCAGCCGCCGCCACCGGGTCGAGGGGCGGTTCGCGGAACTGCTGATCGGCATGGGCGACGTGCTGGTGCTGAGCGGCGACCGCGAGGCAGTGCGAGAAGCCGTGGCCGACAGCGGCCTGCTGCCGCTATCCGGGCGTCGCCCCTCCGCGCCGCGCAGCCGCGCGATCACCAGCGTGGCGGTGTTCGGCCTCGGCGTGCTGATCACCGCGTTCAACCTGCTGCCGACCGAGATCGCCTTCGGCGGCGTGGTGCTGGCGCTGGTGCTGCTTGGCAACCTCAACCTGCGCTCGGCCCTGTCGGACATGAACTGGTCGATCGTACTGCTGCTCGCCTGCATGATCCCGCTGGGAACGGCGGTGGAGGATACCGGCGCGGCAGCGGTGATCGCGAACACGATCGCTGCGCATCTGCCGAGCGCCACGCCGCTGATGGTCGCGGCGACGATGCTGCTGGTGGCGGTGACGATCACCCCCTTCATCGACAATGTCTCGACCGCGGTGATCCTCAGCCCGATCGCCGCAGGGCTCTCCGCCCGCACCGGGGTTGCGGTCGAGCCGTTGCTGATGGCGGTCGCGATCGGCGCCTCGCTCGATTTCCTGACCCCCTTCGGCCACCACAACAACACGGTGGTAATGGGCGCCGCCGGATACCGCTTCATGGACTTTCCGCGATTCGGCGTACCACTGCTGGCGGTCTGTGTCGCGAGCGGCATTTGCACGCTCGCCTGGTTGCTGTGA
- a CDS encoding Rrf2 family transcriptional regulator produces MISNKAKYAFRALLAIAAEPVGNALTSAEIAKRHAIPHKFLEQILLDLKKAGVLDSRRGKMGGYVMLRPADTVSFGEILRLFEGPLAPLPCLSRNAYRRCEDCESEANCEIRREFARAYDASRLVLDTRTLGDALGNHPYGDELGHEVRRAG; encoded by the coding sequence ATGATCTCCAACAAGGCCAAATACGCTTTCCGCGCTTTGCTGGCGATCGCGGCGGAGCCGGTGGGGAATGCCTTGACCAGCGCCGAAATCGCCAAGCGCCACGCGATCCCGCACAAGTTTCTCGAACAGATATTGCTCGATCTGAAGAAGGCCGGCGTGCTCGACAGCCGCCGTGGCAAGATGGGCGGCTATGTAATGCTGCGGCCCGCCGATACCGTGAGTTTCGGCGAGATCCTGCGCCTGTTCGAAGGGCCCCTGGCACCCCTGCCCTGCCTTTCGCGCAATGCCTATCGCCGCTGCGAGGATTGCGAGAGCGAAGCCAATTGCGAGATCCGCCGCGAGTTCGCCCGCGCCTATGACGCGAGCCGCCTGGTGCTCGATACGCGCACCCTCGGCGATGCGCTCGGGAACCATCCTTACGGCGATGAATTGGGCCACGAAGTGCGGCGCGCAGGGTGA